A single window of Flavobacterium sp. 140616W15 DNA harbors:
- the holA gene encoding DNA polymerase III subunit delta — protein MDEVIKIVNDIKAGNIKPIYFLMGEEPYYIDKLAEYIEKNILSEEEKGFNQTVLYGRDVSVDDVVSAAKRYPMMADRQVIIVKEAQDLSRTIDKLEAYATNPMETTVLVFCYKYKTLDKRKKVTKLLGQKGLVYESKKLYENQVGDWIKRVLSGKGYSIEPKANAMLVEFLGTDLSKINNELEKLQIILPKGTAITPTHIEENIGFSKDYNVFELRKAIGERNQIKAYKIAENFAHNPKDYPIVMTTGLIFGFFIQLLKYHGLKDKNPKNVATAIGVNPYFLKEYDLAIKNYPMRKVSQVVSALRDIDVKSKGVGANALPQSDLLKEMLYKIFN, from the coding sequence ATGGATGAAGTTATAAAAATTGTTAATGATATTAAAGCAGGAAACATCAAGCCTATCTACTTTCTTATGGGAGAAGAGCCTTACTACATTGACAAATTAGCCGAATATATAGAAAAAAATATCCTCTCAGAAGAAGAAAAAGGATTTAATCAAACAGTTCTGTATGGTCGTGATGTGTCTGTAGATGATGTAGTTTCGGCTGCAAAGCGTTACCCTATGATGGCTGATCGTCAGGTTATTATTGTAAAAGAAGCTCAAGATTTATCAAGAACAATTGATAAGCTTGAAGCTTATGCTACAAACCCAATGGAAACAACAGTTTTAGTCTTTTGTTACAAATATAAGACACTCGATAAACGCAAAAAAGTAACTAAATTACTAGGTCAAAAAGGACTTGTTTACGAAAGTAAAAAACTATACGAAAATCAAGTTGGTGACTGGATTAAAAGAGTTTTATCTGGTAAAGGATATTCTATAGAACCCAAAGCAAATGCTATGCTAGTAGAATTTTTAGGAACAGATTTAAGTAAAATTAATAATGAACTTGAAAAACTACAGATAATTTTACCAAAAGGTACTGCAATCACGCCTACTCACATTGAAGAAAACATTGGCTTTAGTAAAGATTACAATGTATTTGAACTCCGCAAAGCTATTGGAGAGCGCAATCAGATAAAAGCATACAAAATTGCCGAAAACTTTGCTCACAATCCTAAAGATTACCCAATAGTTATGACAACAGGTTTAATCTTCGGTTTCTTCATACAGTTATTAAAATATCACGGATTGAAGGATAAAAACCCGAAAAATGTTGCAACAGCGATAGGCGTAAATCCTTATTTCTTAAAAGAATATGATTTGGCTATAAAAAATTACCCTATGAGAAAAGTAAGTCAGGTAGTTTCAGCATTACGCGATATTGATGTTAAAAGTAAAGGAGTGGGAGCCAATGCATTACCACAATCTGATTTATTAAAAGAAATGCTCTACAAAATATTTAATTAA
- a CDS encoding CAL67264 family membrane protein — translation MGMNKNTILGWATFIMFIMGFLLIGLGIFRYRDVSGWGFAATGVGFLANAWVFNALKGRV, via the coding sequence ATGGGGATGAATAAAAACACAATCTTAGGATGGGCAACCTTTATAATGTTTATAATGGGTTTTCTCCTAATTGGACTTGGAATTTTTAGATATAGAGATGTTTCTGGTTGGGGATTTGCCGCAACAGGAGTAGGCTTTTTGGCCAATGCATGGGTTTTCAATGCATTAAAAGGAAGAGTTTAA
- a CDS encoding glycosyltransferase family 2 protein, which translates to MDKIAVVILNWNGVKLLEQFLPSVVQFSPEATIYVADNASTDSSVAYVKEHFPTVKIVVNTGNYGYAQGYNEALKHIDAEIYALVNSDIEVTENWLQPILDTFVKEPKTAIIQPKILDFKSKTHFEYAGAAGGFIDKYGYPFCRGRIFDTIEKDNGQYNDSSELFWASGACFFIRSSVYKELKGFDEGFFAHQEEIDLCWRAINLGHDIKYNSQSVVYHVGGATLQQGNPRKTFLNFRNSMLMLTKNLPKEGFYGILFARLVLDGIAGIQFLTQGKFNHTWAIIKAHFSFYSLFSKYYKKRNNFQTQEYYKVKSIVFLYYVKKIRVFKDIFNNNQINNP; encoded by the coding sequence TTGGATAAAATAGCAGTTGTCATTTTAAATTGGAATGGAGTAAAATTATTAGAGCAATTTTTGCCTTCGGTAGTGCAGTTTTCGCCTGAAGCAACTATATATGTAGCGGACAATGCCTCAACTGATAGTTCTGTTGCTTATGTAAAAGAGCATTTTCCTACTGTGAAAATTGTCGTAAATACGGGTAATTACGGATATGCTCAAGGATATAATGAAGCATTAAAACATATTGATGCCGAAATATATGCATTAGTAAACTCAGATATAGAGGTTACTGAAAATTGGTTACAGCCGATTTTAGACACTTTCGTAAAAGAGCCAAAGACGGCCATTATTCAGCCAAAAATTTTAGATTTCAAAAGTAAGACTCACTTTGAATATGCTGGTGCTGCAGGTGGTTTTATTGATAAATACGGATATCCGTTTTGTAGAGGACGTATTTTTGATACTATCGAAAAGGATAATGGACAATATAATGACAGCTCTGAATTGTTTTGGGCTTCAGGAGCTTGTTTCTTTATAAGGAGTTCTGTTTATAAAGAATTAAAAGGTTTTGATGAAGGTTTTTTTGCACATCAGGAAGAAATTGATTTATGTTGGCGAGCAATTAATTTAGGTCATGATATTAAATACAATTCACAATCGGTTGTGTATCATGTAGGTGGTGCAACATTGCAGCAAGGTAACCCTAGAAAGACCTTTTTGAATTTTAGAAACTCTATGTTGATGCTTACCAAGAATTTGCCCAAAGAGGGGTTTTATGGCATTCTTTTTGCTAGATTAGTACTTGATGGTATCGCAGGGATACAATTTTTAACACAGGGGAAGTTTAATCATACTTGGGCAATAATAAAAGCTCATTTTTCTTTTTATAGTCTTTTTTCAAAGTATTATAAAAAAAGAAACAATTTTCAAACGCAAGAATACTATAAAGTTAAAAGTATTGTTTTCTTGTACTATGTGAAGAAAATCCGCGTATTTAAAGATATCTTTAACAATAATCAAATTAATAACCCTTAA
- a CDS encoding flagellar motor protein MotB — protein MRKIFIALTALMVLSSCVSKKKYADLEAKNKETQDLLNSCTVKLNSCLEEKAGLAATVATLKEHNQTLISSSKDLTMLTSKGAENLEKSLESLKEKDLKISRLQDALTKKDSVTLALVTSLKGAVGINDPDIEINVEKGVVFISIADKLLFKSGSYDVTDKAKTVLAKVAKVVNDKPDFECMVEGHTDNVPYKSNGIILDNWDLSVKRSTAIVRVLTNDLGVNPAKLIAAGRSSYVPLVDNDTAENKARNRRTRIVVMPKIDQFYDMVEKEMKKQSGK, from the coding sequence ATGAGAAAAATATTCATCGCTTTAACTGCACTAATGGTATTGTCTTCGTGTGTTTCTAAAAAGAAATACGCTGATTTAGAAGCTAAAAACAAAGAAACTCAAGATCTATTAAATTCTTGTACTGTAAAATTAAATTCTTGTTTAGAAGAAAAAGCTGGTTTAGCAGCGACAGTTGCTACTTTGAAAGAACATAACCAGACTTTAATTAGTAGTTCTAAAGATTTAACAATGCTTACTTCTAAAGGAGCTGAAAACTTAGAGAAATCTTTAGAGAGTTTAAAAGAAAAGGATTTAAAAATATCTAGACTTCAAGATGCCTTAACTAAGAAAGATAGTGTTACTCTTGCTTTGGTTACTAGCTTAAAAGGAGCTGTTGGAATCAATGATCCAGACATTGAAATTAATGTAGAAAAAGGAGTTGTATTTATTTCTATTGCTGATAAATTATTATTTAAAAGTGGTAGCTATGATGTAACTGATAAAGCTAAAACAGTTTTAGCTAAAGTTGCTAAAGTAGTTAATGATAAACCAGACTTTGAGTGCATGGTTGAAGGACATACTGATAATGTTCCTTACAAAAGTAATGGTATAATATTAGACAACTGGGACTTAAGTGTTAAACGTTCTACTGCTATTGTTCGTGTATTGACAAATGATTTAGGAGTTAACCCTGCAAAATTAATTGCAGCTGGTAGAAGTTCTTATGTACCATTGGTTGATAATGATACAGCTGAAAACAAAGCACGTAACAGAAGAACTCGTATTGTTGTTATGCCTAAAATTGACCAATTTTATGATATGGTTGAAAAAGAAATGAAAAAACAATCAGGTAAATAA
- a CDS encoding DNA mismatch repair protein MutS, with the protein MISITDKTLQDLQFPTVLETISDICNTDIGKQKALEITPFRDKETLMQALMQTSEYVSSFQNNNAIPNHGFDAISYEIKFLAIEDSFLEVGSFRKIATLSSTVNFLLNFLKKFDDYYPNLNIRASQVEFTKDIISQIDVVVDKYGEIKDNASPELANIRRDMNLVRGKVNQSFGVALTQYNSLGYLDDIKESFVQNRRVLAVLAMYRRKVKGSILGSSKTGSIAYIEPETTLQYSRELSNLEYEEKEEVTRILKQLSNAIRPYLSLLIEYQAFLSDIDVIAAKAKYANKINGILPTITEERRLYFRDAFHPILYLNNKQKNEITHPQTIELKQDNRIIVISGPNAGGKTISLKTVGLLQLMLQSGMLIPVHERSETFLFDRILTDIGDNQSIENHLSTYSYRLKNMNYFLKKCNRKTMFLIDEFGTGSDPELGGALAEIFLEEFYHREAFGIITTHYSNLKILANELPYATNANMLFDEKSLEPMYKLVLGQAGSSFTFEVALKNGIPYGLINRAKKKIEIGKVRFDKTIATLQKERSKLEKTSLNLKEEETRARAESNKMENINVKIKQKLESYQELYDSNQKTIYIGQKIEDISEKYFNNKNKKELIGEFLKIIEIENSKRKKATPKEAKAIVEKKKEVIAEVTVQVEEIRKEKKEKKLKAVVEKPKVTLKVGDRVRMIDGRSVGSIDSIEKNKATVNYGIFTSKVNIDELEFVEAAKK; encoded by the coding sequence ATGATATCTATTACTGATAAAACATTACAAGATTTACAATTTCCTACAGTACTCGAGACTATTTCGGATATTTGTAATACTGATATAGGCAAACAAAAAGCTTTAGAAATAACACCATTTAGAGATAAAGAAACTTTGATGCAAGCATTAATGCAAACATCTGAGTATGTTTCGTCTTTCCAAAATAATAATGCAATTCCAAATCATGGCTTCGATGCAATTAGTTATGAGATAAAATTTTTAGCAATTGAAGATAGTTTTCTTGAAGTTGGAAGTTTTAGAAAAATTGCAACTTTATCATCTACAGTTAATTTTTTATTGAATTTTTTAAAAAAATTCGATGATTATTATCCTAATCTAAATATTAGAGCTTCGCAAGTTGAATTTACTAAAGATATCATTTCGCAAATAGATGTTGTTGTAGATAAATATGGAGAGATAAAAGATAATGCTTCTCCTGAACTTGCCAATATACGTCGTGATATGAATTTGGTTCGAGGAAAAGTAAATCAAAGTTTTGGTGTAGCTTTGACACAATATAATAGTTTAGGTTATTTGGATGATATTAAAGAAAGCTTTGTACAAAACCGTCGAGTTTTAGCAGTTCTTGCAATGTATCGTCGTAAGGTAAAGGGCTCTATTTTAGGAAGTTCTAAAACGGGTAGTATTGCTTATATTGAACCTGAGACAACTCTACAATATTCTAGAGAACTAAGTAATTTAGAATATGAGGAAAAAGAAGAAGTCACGCGTATTTTAAAACAATTGTCAAATGCTATTCGCCCTTATTTATCTTTGCTGATTGAATATCAAGCTTTTTTAAGTGATATAGATGTTATTGCCGCCAAAGCAAAATATGCTAATAAGATAAATGGTATTTTGCCAACAATTACTGAAGAACGTCGCTTGTATTTTAGAGATGCTTTTCATCCAATTTTATACTTAAATAATAAGCAAAAGAACGAGATTACGCATCCGCAAACTATTGAATTAAAGCAAGATAATAGAATTATTGTTATATCTGGACCAAACGCAGGAGGTAAAACTATTTCTCTTAAAACGGTGGGATTATTACAATTAATGTTGCAATCAGGAATGTTGATTCCTGTACATGAACGTAGTGAAACTTTTTTGTTTGATAGAATTTTGACAGATATTGGTGATAATCAATCTATTGAGAATCATTTGAGTACCTATAGTTATAGGTTGAAAAACATGAATTATTTCCTTAAGAAATGCAATCGCAAAACAATGTTTTTGATTGATGAATTTGGAACGGGCTCAGATCCTGAATTAGGTGGAGCTTTGGCTGAAATTTTCTTGGAAGAATTTTATCATCGAGAAGCTTTCGGAATTATAACGACACACTATTCTAATCTTAAGATTTTAGCAAATGAACTGCCTTATGCTACAAATGCAAATATGCTTTTCGATGAAAAATCTTTGGAACCAATGTATAAATTAGTTCTTGGTCAGGCTGGAAGTTCATTCACGTTTGAAGTTGCATTAAAAAATGGAATTCCATATGGTTTAATTAATCGTGCAAAAAAGAAAATTGAAATTGGAAAAGTTCGTTTTGATAAAACTATTGCCACTTTACAAAAAGAGCGTTCTAAATTAGAAAAAACTTCTTTGAACTTAAAAGAGGAAGAAACTAGAGCGCGTGCCGAAAGTAATAAAATGGAAAATATAAATGTCAAGATAAAACAAAAACTAGAAAGCTATCAGGAATTATATGATAGTAATCAGAAGACAATTTATATTGGACAAAAAATTGAAGATATCTCTGAGAAGTATTTCAATAATAAAAATAAAAAAGAATTGATAGGCGAATTTCTGAAGATTATTGAAATTGAAAATTCTAAACGTAAAAAAGCTACTCCAAAAGAAGCAAAAGCAATAGTTGAAAAGAAAAAAGAAGTTATTGCCGAAGTTACTGTTCAAGTAGAAGAAATCCGAAAAGAGAAAAAAGAGAAAAAATTAAAAGCTGTTGTCGAAAAACCTAAAGTAACTTTAAAAGTTGGTGATCGGGTTCGAATGATTGATGGAAGATCTGTAGGAAGTATTGATTCTATCGAAAAAAATAAAGCAACTGTAAATTATGGTATTTTTACTTCGAAAGTAAATATAGACGAATTAGAATTTGTAGAAGCAGCAAAAAAATAA
- a CDS encoding thiol-disulfide oxidoreductase DCC family protein, with protein sequence MNIQDGIASFLAKNAENKKIILFDGVCNLCDSAVQFIIKHDKKDVFRFAALQSEIGKEICNHIGVDIAKVDSIIFYEPGIAYYYKSGAAIAIAENLGIFWSWFSVFKIIPVFLRDPLYNYIAKNRYKWYGKKESCMIPTPELKVKFL encoded by the coding sequence ATGAATATACAAGATGGCATTGCTTCGTTTCTTGCAAAGAATGCTGAGAACAAAAAAATAATTCTCTTTGATGGAGTTTGTAATTTATGTGATTCGGCTGTGCAGTTTATTATCAAACATGATAAAAAAGATGTTTTTCGTTTTGCAGCTTTGCAATCTGAAATAGGTAAAGAAATTTGTAATCATATAGGAGTTGATATTGCTAAAGTTGATAGCATTATATTTTATGAACCAGGAATAGCTTATTATTACAAATCTGGAGCAGCAATTGCAATAGCTGAAAATCTTGGAATTTTCTGGAGTTGGTTTTCTGTTTTTAAAATAATCCCTGTTTTTTTAAGGGATCCGTTATATAATTATATTGCTAAGAATAGATACAAATGGTATGGCAAAAAAGAAAGCTGTATGATACCTACTCCTGAATTAAAGGTGAAGTTTTTGTAA
- a CDS encoding L-threonylcarbamoyladenylate synthase, translating into MAEFIKIYPDKPSEAAIAKVVKVLKNGGLVIYPTDTVYGLGCDITNSRALERIAKIKGVKLEKANFSFICHDLSNISDYVRQIDTSTFKLLKRALPGPYTFILPGNNSLPKEFKKKTTVGIRVPDNSIALEIVRQLGNPIVSTSIRDEDDVIEYTTDPELIFEKWQNLVDMVIDGGYGDNVASTIIDLSENEPIVVREGKGSLDIL; encoded by the coding sequence ATGGCAGAATTTATAAAAATATATCCAGACAAACCAAGTGAAGCAGCAATTGCAAAAGTGGTTAAAGTTTTAAAAAATGGAGGACTAGTTATCTATCCAACAGACACTGTTTACGGTTTAGGTTGTGATATTACTAATTCGCGCGCATTAGAACGTATTGCAAAAATTAAAGGTGTTAAACTTGAAAAAGCAAATTTCTCATTTATATGCCATGATTTAAGTAATATTTCTGATTATGTACGCCAAATCGATACATCCACTTTTAAATTACTAAAAAGAGCATTACCTGGACCGTACACTTTTATCTTACCTGGTAACAATAGTTTGCCAAAAGAATTTAAAAAGAAAACAACAGTCGGAATCCGTGTACCTGACAACTCAATAGCATTAGAAATTGTACGTCAGTTAGGAAATCCTATTGTTTCAACATCTATTCGCGATGAAGATGATGTAATCGAATATACTACTGATCCTGAACTAATTTTTGAAAAATGGCAAAATTTAGTAGATATGGTAATTGATGGAGGTTATGGTGATAACGTAGCATCGACCATAATCGATTTATCCGAAAATGAGCCAATTGTAGTGAGAGAAGGAAAAGGAAGCTTAGACATTCTATAA
- a CDS encoding type I restriction enzyme HsdR N-terminal domain-containing protein — MQKLNFPSYIFRFKNSENKVSIFDEIRKKFIILTPEEWVRQHVVQFLIMEKKYPKSLINVEKVLKVNELRKRYDIVVYNPDGTIYILVECKAPEVKISQATFDQIARYNMTMKAQYLTVTNGLSHYFCQMDFENEKYEFLRELPNYNSVNK, encoded by the coding sequence ATGCAAAAATTAAATTTTCCCTCTTATATATTTCGATTCAAAAATAGCGAAAATAAAGTGTCTATTTTTGATGAAATCAGGAAAAAATTTATCATTCTCACACCTGAAGAATGGGTTCGTCAACATGTGGTCCAATTTTTAATAATGGAGAAGAAATACCCTAAATCATTAATTAATGTAGAGAAGGTTCTGAAAGTCAATGAATTACGAAAGCGATATGATATTGTGGTGTATAATCCAGATGGTACTATATATATATTAGTAGAATGTAAAGCGCCTGAAGTTAAAATTTCGCAAGCTACTTTTGATCAGATTGCCCGATATAATATGACTATGAAGGCACAATATTTGACAGTTACTAACGGATTGAGTCACTATTTCTGTCAAATGGATTTTGAAAATGAAAAATATGAATTCTTAAGAGAATTACCCAATTATAATTCAGTAAATAAATAA
- the ettA gene encoding energy-dependent translational throttle protein EttA, which translates to MSDDKKVIFSMSKLSKTYSSSDKQVLKNIYLSFFYGAKIGILGLNGSGKSSLLKIIAGVDKNYQGDVVFAPGYTVGYLEQEPQLDDEKTVIEIVREGVAETMAVLEEYNKINDLFGLPENYEDADKMDKLMDRQAALQDKIDALGAWEIDTKLEIAMDALRTPDGDTPIKNLSGGERRRVALCRLLLQQPDVLLLDEPTNHLDAESVLWLEQHLAQYAGTVIAVTHDRYFLDNVAGWILELDRGEGIPWKGNYSSWLDQKSSRMALEEKVASKRRKNLERELDWVRQGAKGRQTKQKARLQNYDKLLNEDQKQLDENLEIYIPNGPRLGTNVIEAKNVAKAFGDKLLYDNLNFTLPQAGIVGVIGPNGAGKSTIFRMIMGEEQPDSGEFAIGETVKIAYVDQAHSNIDPNKSIWENFCDGQELIMMGGRQVNSRAYLSRFNFGGSDQNKKVSTLSGGERNRLHLAMTLKEEGNVLLLDEPTNDLDVNTLRALEEGLENFAGCAVVISHDRWFLDRICTHILAFEGNSEVYYFEGGFSEYEENKKKRLGGDLTPKRLKYRKLIRN; encoded by the coding sequence ATGTCAGACGATAAGAAAGTAATTTTCTCCATGTCGAAACTGAGTAAAACATACTCAAGTAGCGACAAGCAAGTGCTAAAAAATATCTATCTAAGCTTTTTTTATGGAGCTAAAATTGGTATTTTAGGTTTAAATGGTTCAGGAAAATCTTCACTTTTGAAGATTATTGCTGGTGTTGATAAAAATTACCAAGGTGATGTAGTTTTTGCTCCAGGTTACACAGTAGGATACCTAGAACAAGAACCACAATTAGACGATGAAAAAACAGTAATTGAAATTGTTCGTGAAGGAGTTGCCGAAACAATGGCAGTTCTAGAAGAATATAATAAAATCAACGATTTATTTGGTCTTCCTGAAAACTATGAAGATGCTGATAAAATGGATAAGTTGATGGATCGTCAAGCCGCTTTGCAAGATAAAATTGATGCATTGGGAGCTTGGGAAATCGATACTAAACTAGAAATCGCAATGGATGCGCTACGTACTCCAGACGGAGATACTCCTATCAAAAACCTTTCAGGAGGAGAGCGTCGTCGTGTAGCATTATGTCGTTTATTATTACAACAACCTGATGTATTGTTACTTGATGAGCCTACCAACCACTTAGATGCTGAGTCGGTACTTTGGTTAGAGCAACATTTAGCACAATATGCAGGAACTGTAATTGCTGTAACACACGATAGATATTTCCTTGATAATGTTGCAGGTTGGATTTTAGAATTAGATAGAGGTGAAGGTATTCCTTGGAAAGGGAATTATTCTTCTTGGCTAGATCAAAAATCAAGCAGAATGGCACTTGAAGAAAAAGTGGCTTCAAAACGTCGTAAAAACTTAGAGCGTGAACTTGACTGGGTTCGTCAGGGAGCAAAAGGGCGTCAGACAAAACAAAAAGCGCGTTTACAGAATTACGATAAATTATTAAACGAAGATCAAAAACAACTAGATGAAAATCTAGAAATCTATATCCCGAACGGTCCGCGTTTAGGAACAAATGTTATCGAGGCTAAAAATGTAGCTAAAGCATTTGGAGACAAATTGTTGTATGATAATCTGAATTTCACTTTACCACAAGCTGGAATTGTTGGAGTTATCGGACCAAACGGTGCTGGTAAATCGACTATTTTCAGAATGATTATGGGAGAAGAACAACCAGATAGCGGTGAATTTGCAATAGGTGAAACTGTAAAAATTGCTTATGTAGATCAAGCGCACTCTAATATTGATCCTAACAAATCGATCTGGGAAAATTTCTGTGATGGTCAGGAATTAATCATGATGGGTGGCCGTCAGGTAAACTCTCGTGCTTACCTAAGTCGTTTTAACTTTGGCGGAAGCGATCAAAACAAAAAAGTTTCAACATTATCAGGTGGTGAACGTAACCGTTTGCACTTAGCAATGACACTAAAAGAAGAAGGAAACGTACTTTTACTAGATGAGCCTACGAATGACTTAGATGTAAATACACTTCGTGCATTAGAGGAAGGTTTAGAGAATTTTGCTGGTTGTGCTGTAGTTATTTCTCACGACAGATGGTTCCTTGATAGAATTTGTACGCATATTTTAGCTTTCGAAGGAAATTCTGAAGTTTATTATTTTGAAGGAGGATTCTCAGAATACGAAGAAAACAAGAAAAAACGTTTAGGTGGAGATTTAACTCCAAAACGTTTGAAATACAGAAAATTAATAAGAAACTAG